The proteins below are encoded in one region of Serratia symbiotica:
- a CDS encoding beta-N-acetylhexosaminidase, whose protein sequence is MNRFKLRAFAAMTATLGLFSGAGNALANQQLVDQLSQLKLNVKMVDNRAADSGLNCAALGGDWAACHRMLITLSNDGQAIKGSDWAIYFHSARQTLKVDNDQFNITHLTGDLYKLEPTNKFSGFPAGKVVEIPIIAEYWQLFKTDFVPRWYATSGDAKPKILLNTDTEDLSQFVMPLTGDQWKRTKDDDNILMTPASRFIKNAELKTLPAVVLRGQIVPPPMEVKVHPQDIDLSRGVALELSALVKPTAEVISQRFALLGVAANAKGYPIKTAIQPAKFKGLSAVPGAYELKIGEKEARVIGFDQAGVFNGLQSILSLVPTDGGSNIATLDAKDAPRFQYRGIFLDVARNFHHKDALLRLLDQMAAYKLNKFHFHLSDDEGWRIEIPGLPELTEVGGQRCHDLSETRCLLPQYGQGPEVYGGFFSRQDYIDIVKYAQARQIEVIPEIDMPAHARAAVVSMEARYKKLHAAGKEQEANEFRLVDPTDTSDTTSVQYFNRQSYLNPCLDSSKRFVDKVIGEIAQMHKEAGQPLRTWHFGGDEAKNIRLGAGYTDRVKPEPGKGVIDQSKEDKPWAKSQVCQAMISNGKVADMEHLPSYFAQEVSQQVKAHGIDRMQAWQDGLKDAQDAKVFATSRVGVNFWDTLYWGGFDSANDWANKGYELILSNPDYVYMDFPYEVNPDERGYYWGTRFSDERKMFSFAPDNLPQNAETSVDRDGHRFSAKSGKPWPGAYGISAQMWSETQRTDPQMEYMIFPRSLSVAERAWHRASWEQDYQAGRVYQGGETHFVDDNALEQDWLRFANLIGQRELAKLDKGGISYRLPVPGARVIGGKLEANISLPGLGIEYSSDGGKQWRRYDVQAKPVVTGEVWVRAVSPDNKRYSRAEKV, encoded by the coding sequence ATGAATAGATTCAAGTTGCGTGCTTTTGCCGCGATGACGGCAACCCTTGGGCTATTTAGCGGCGCGGGGAACGCGCTTGCCAATCAGCAGTTGGTGGATCAACTGAGCCAACTGAAACTGAATGTGAAAATGGTGGATAACCGTGCCGCCGACAGCGGCCTGAACTGCGCCGCCTTGGGTGGCGACTGGGCGGCCTGCCACCGGATGTTGATCACCCTGAGCAATGACGGCCAGGCGATCAAGGGCAGCGACTGGGCGATTTATTTCCACAGCGCCCGTCAAACCCTGAAGGTGGATAATGATCAATTCAACATAACGCATTTGACCGGCGACCTGTACAAGCTGGAACCGACCAATAAATTCAGCGGATTCCCGGCTGGCAAGGTGGTGGAGATCCCGATCATCGCCGAGTACTGGCAACTGTTTAAAACCGACTTTGTGCCTCGCTGGTACGCCACCTCCGGCGACGCCAAACCGAAAATCCTGCTGAATACTGATACCGAAGACCTGAGCCAGTTCGTGATGCCCTTGACCGGCGACCAGTGGAAACGTACCAAGGATGACGACAACATCCTGATGACGCCAGCTTCGCGCTTCATTAAAAACGCCGAGCTGAAAACCTTGCCAGCCGTGGTGCTGCGTGGCCAGATTGTGCCGCCGCCGATGGAAGTGAAGGTACACCCGCAGGACATCGATCTCAGCAGAGGCGTGGCGCTGGAGTTGAGTGCGTTGGTTAAACCGACAGCAGAGGTCATCAGCCAGCGTTTCGCGCTGCTGGGCGTTGCCGCCAACGCAAAGGGGTATCCAATTAAGACTGCCATCCAGCCGGCTAAGTTTAAAGGGCTATCGGCAGTGCCGGGTGCCTATGAGCTGAAGATTGGCGAGAAGGAAGCGCGGGTGATCGGTTTCGATCAAGCCGGGGTGTTCAACGGTCTGCAATCGATCCTGTCGCTGGTGCCGACCGATGGCGGTAGCAACATCGCCACTCTGGATGCCAAAGACGCGCCACGCTTCCAGTATCGCGGCATCTTCCTCGACGTTGCGCGCAACTTCCACCATAAAGACGCCTTGCTACGCCTGCTAGATCAGATGGCGGCCTATAAACTGAATAAATTCCACTTCCATCTTAGCGACGATGAAGGCTGGCGTATCGAAATACCGGGCCTACCGGAACTGACCGAGGTAGGAGGGCAACGCTGCCACGACCTGAGCGAAACCCGTTGTCTGTTGCCGCAGTATGGTCAAGGGCCTGAGGTTTACGGCGGTTTCTTCTCCCGTCAGGACTATATTGATATCGTCAAATATGCTCAGGCGCGCCAGATTGAAGTGATCCCGGAAATAGACATGCCGGCGCACGCCCGTGCTGCGGTGGTTTCCATGGAAGCTCGCTACAAGAAACTGCATGCGGCTGGCAAAGAGCAGGAGGCCAATGAGTTCCGCCTGGTGGATCCGACCGATACTTCTGACACCACGTCGGTGCAGTACTTTAACCGACAAAGTTATCTGAACCCGTGCCTGGATTCATCCAAACGTTTTGTCGACAAAGTGATCGGCGAAATCGCCCAAATGCACAAAGAAGCCGGTCAGCCGCTGCGTACTTGGCACTTTGGTGGTGATGAAGCGAAAAACATTCGTTTAGGAGCTGGCTATACCGATCGCGTGAAACCTGAGCCGGGCAAAGGCGTTATCGATCAGAGTAAAGAAGATAAGCCTTGGGCAAAATCCCAGGTGTGCCAAGCGATGATAAGCAACGGCAAGGTGGCCGATATGGAGCACCTGCCGAGCTACTTCGCGCAAGAAGTCAGCCAACAGGTGAAGGCACACGGCATTGACAGAATGCAGGCTTGGCAGGACGGATTGAAAGATGCGCAGGACGCCAAGGTATTCGCCACGTCGCGCGTGGGCGTGAATTTCTGGGATACCCTGTACTGGGGCGGCTTCGACAGCGCCAACGATTGGGCGAACAAGGGATACGAGCTGATCCTTTCTAACCCGGATTACGTCTATATGGACTTCCCGTACGAAGTGAATCCAGACGAACGCGGTTATTACTGGGGTACCCGCTTCAGCGACGAGCGCAAGATGTTCAGCTTCGCGCCGGATAACCTGCCGCAGAATGCTGAAACCTCGGTGGATCGTGATGGCCACCGCTTTAGTGCCAAAAGCGGCAAACCCTGGCCGGGTGCCTATGGCATTTCCGCCCAGATGTGGAGCGAAACCCAACGCACCGATCCCCAGATGGAATACATGATCTTCCCGCGTTCGCTATCAGTGGCCGAACGTGCCTGGCATCGTGCTTCCTGGGAGCAGGATTACCAGGCTGGTCGTGTGTACCAGGGTGGGGAAACGCACTTTGTTGATGACAACGCCTTGGAGCAGGACTGGCTGCGCTTCGCCAACCTGATCGGCCAGCGTGAGTTGGCCAAGCTGGACAAGGGGGGCATCAGCTATCGCCTGCCGGTACCGGGTGCTCGCGTCATCGGCGGCAAGCTGGAAGCCAATATCTCTTTGCCGGGGTTGGGCATTGAATATTCTAGCGATGGCGGCAAGCAATGGCGGCGTTACGATGTGCAGGCCAAGCCGGTGGTAACAGGTGAAGTATGGGTTCGTGCGGTAAGCCCGGACAACAAGCGTTACAGTCGTGCTGAAAAAGTGTAA
- the ybfF gene encoding esterase: protein MKLHYQLLVAESDALPVVLIHGLFGNLDNLGVLARELNQHCKVIKVDLRNHGLSPRSEEMTYPAMAQDLLTLLDDLQLEQVIVIGHSMGGKAAMALTAIAPHRVDKLVVIDVAPVHYRTRRHDEIFAALEAVNAAGITQRQQAAQLMRHSLREDGVIQFLLKSFHNGEWRFNLPVLIAQYKNIIGWQEVPAWPHPALFICGGLSPYVQDSDREDIVRQFPQARAHVVAGTGHWVHAEKPEIVLRVLHRFLDEA from the coding sequence ATGAAATTACATTATCAACTGCTGGTCGCCGAGTCAGATGCCCTGCCGGTGGTGCTGATCCACGGCCTGTTCGGCAATCTGGACAACCTGGGCGTGCTAGCGCGCGAGTTGAATCAGCACTGCAAGGTCATTAAGGTCGACCTGCGCAACCACGGGCTATCACCGCGTTCTGAAGAGATGACCTATCCGGCCATGGCGCAGGATCTGCTAACACTGCTCGACGATCTGCAATTGGAGCAAGTTATTGTCATCGGTCATTCAATGGGCGGCAAAGCAGCCATGGCGCTAACCGCCATTGCACCCCATCGCGTCGATAAGCTGGTTGTCATCGATGTGGCACCCGTGCATTACCGCACCCGCCGTCACGACGAAATTTTTGCCGCACTGGAAGCCGTCAACGCCGCTGGCATCACCCAGCGCCAACAGGCCGCCCAACTGATGCGTCATTCTCTGCGCGAGGATGGTGTGATCCAGTTCCTACTGAAATCCTTCCATAACGGTGAATGGCGCTTTAACCTGCCGGTGCTGATCGCCCAGTACAAAAATATCATCGGTTGGCAAGAAGTGCCTGCATGGCCGCATCCGGCGCTGTTCATCTGTGGAGGCCTATCACCCTATGTACAAGACAGCGACCGCGAAGACATTGTGCGCCAGTTCCCGCAGGCTCGTGCACATGTGGTGGCAGGCACCGGGCACTGGGTGCATGCCGAAAAACCGGAAATAGTGCTGCGTGTCCTGCACCGTTTTCTCGACGAGGCTTGA
- the ybfE gene encoding LexA regulated protein, producing the protein MAKEQTDRTTLDLFADERRPGRPKTNPLSRDEQLRINKRNQLQRDKVRGLRRVELKINANAVDALNKLAEQRNISRSELIEHMLLAQLAEQ; encoded by the coding sequence ATGGCAAAAGAACAAACGGATCGCACGACGCTGGATCTATTCGCAGATGAACGCCGTCCGGGACGCCCGAAAACCAACCCACTATCTCGAGATGAACAGCTTAGAATCAATAAGCGCAATCAGCTACAGCGCGATAAAGTGCGTGGGTTGCGCCGCGTGGAGCTGAAAATCAACGCAAATGCGGTAGACGCTCTGAACAAACTGGCGGAACAGCGCAATATTAGCCGCAGCGAGCTTATCGAGCACATGCTGCTGGCGCAACTGGCAGAGCAGTGA
- the chiP gene encoding chitoporin ChiP gives MGVHGSQRKTLALAVAGALLGVGFAVVPEAQAAGIIDDSTLTGSIYYWQRERDRKDLNPVSGDDHKYTTNLSHSTANLSLDFSSGYVWNMFALDVGAFTAIELADSNASSHPNEIAFSSKNRTYDEDYSGDKSGISLYKAAGKFKYGPIWARVGYIQPSGQTLLAPHWSFMPGTYRGAEAGVNVDYGDAGILSFSYMWTDKYKAPWHSEMDGFRQNDKKTGVAYLHSLGVKYDFKNDLVLEAAFGQAQGYVNQYFTKASYKFALLGNPLTTRYQLYGAQDRISDKDDLNNIYDGLAWLQALTFGYTTGQFNWRLEGTMVKAEGNQGFFLQRMTPTYASSNGHLDVWWDNRSDFNANGEKALYAGVMYDLSNWSLPGMAVGGSYVYAWNAKPSTNPIYDQSQRLKESAWSLDAMYTVQEGRAKGTQLKLHYTQYANHTNIPSWGGGYGNIFQDEKDVKFMVTAPFTLF, from the coding sequence ATGGGTGTGCATGGATCTCAACGTAAAACGTTGGCGCTCGCTGTGGCGGGCGCGCTATTGGGAGTAGGATTTGCCGTGGTTCCTGAGGCGCAGGCCGCAGGGATTATCGATGATTCCACGTTGACGGGCAGTATTTACTACTGGCAACGTGAGCGTGACCGTAAAGATCTCAACCCGGTCAGTGGCGATGACCACAAATACACCACCAACCTGTCGCACTCTACCGCCAACTTGAGCCTGGACTTCTCCTCAGGCTACGTCTGGAACATGTTCGCACTGGATGTGGGGGCCTTTACCGCCATCGAATTGGCTGACTCCAACGCCAGCAGCCACCCGAACGAAATCGCGTTTTCCTCGAAAAATCGTACCTATGACGAAGATTACTCCGGCGATAAAAGCGGCATCAGCCTGTATAAAGCTGCCGGTAAATTTAAATACGGCCCGATCTGGGCGCGTGTCGGTTACATCCAGCCTAGCGGCCAGACGCTGCTCGCGCCGCATTGGAGCTTTATGCCGGGTACTTATCGTGGCGCGGAGGCGGGAGTTAACGTTGACTACGGTGACGCCGGCATCCTAAGCTTCTCCTATATGTGGACGGACAAATACAAGGCACCGTGGCATAGCGAGATGGATGGCTTCCGCCAAAACGATAAAAAAACCGGCGTTGCCTATTTGCACTCTTTGGGTGTCAAGTATGATTTTAAAAACGATCTGGTACTGGAAGCCGCCTTTGGTCAGGCTCAGGGCTATGTGAACCAGTACTTCACCAAGGCATCTTATAAATTTGCTCTGTTGGGCAACCCGCTGACCACCCGCTACCAGCTCTACGGTGCGCAAGACCGCATCAGCGACAAGGACGATCTGAACAACATCTACGACGGTTTGGCTTGGTTGCAGGCGCTGACCTTCGGTTATACCACCGGCCAGTTCAACTGGCGTCTGGAAGGCACTATGGTCAAAGCGGAAGGCAACCAGGGCTTCTTCCTGCAACGCATGACGCCGACTTACGCCTCCTCCAACGGCCATCTCGACGTGTGGTGGGATAATCGTTCTGACTTCAACGCCAACGGGGAGAAAGCGCTCTATGCTGGGGTGATGTACGATCTTAGCAATTGGAGCCTGCCGGGTATGGCGGTCGGCGGTTCCTACGTTTACGCTTGGAACGCCAAGCCGAGCACCAACCCGATCTACGATCAGAGTCAGCGTCTGAAAGAGAGCGCCTGGAGCTTGGATGCGATGTACACCGTCCAGGAAGGGCGCGCCAAGGGTACTCAGCTCAAACTGCACTACACCCAATATGCTAACCATACCAACATCCCAAGCTGGGGTGGCGGTTATGGCAATATCTTCCAGGACGAGAAAGACGTCAAATTCATGGTCACCGCGCCATTCACCCTTTTCTGA
- the fldA gene encoding flavodoxin FldA — MATVGIFFGSDTGNTENIAKMIQKILQTQFGDGVSEVHDIAKSSKEDLEGFDILLLGIPTWYYGEAQCDWDDFFPMLEDVDFSGKLVALFGCGDQEDYAEYFCDAMGTLRDIIEPLGAAIVGHWPTKGYHFEASKGLADDDNFIGLAIDEDRQPELTDERVSAWVTQIVEELSLGDIVG; from the coding sequence ATGGCTACGGTAGGCATTTTCTTTGGCAGCGACACTGGCAATACCGAAAACATTGCCAAAATGATTCAGAAAATTCTCCAGACACAGTTTGGCGATGGGGTATCTGAAGTTCACGATATCGCAAAAAGCAGCAAAGAAGATCTTGAAGGTTTCGATATCCTACTGCTGGGCATACCAACCTGGTACTACGGTGAAGCACAGTGCGACTGGGATGACTTTTTTCCAATGCTGGAAGACGTGGACTTCAGCGGCAAGCTGGTTGCGTTGTTTGGTTGCGGCGACCAAGAAGACTACGCGGAATACTTCTGTGACGCGATGGGCACCCTCCGCGACATTATCGAGCCGCTCGGTGCCGCCATCGTTGGTCACTGGCCAACCAAGGGCTATCACTTCGAGGCATCCAAAGGCTTGGCAGACGATGACAACTTCATCGGGCTGGCGATCGACGAAGACCGCCAGCCCGAGCTAACCGACGAGCGCGTTTCAGCCTGGGTTACGCAGATCGTCGAAGAACTGAGCCTGGGTGATATCGTCGGCTGA
- the fur gene encoding ferric iron uptake transcriptional regulator, with amino-acid sequence MTDNNIALKKAGLKVTLPRLKILEVLQNPECHHVSAEDLYKKLIDMSEEIGLATVYRVLNQFDDAGIVTRHNFEGGKSVFELTQQYHHDHLICLDCGKVIEFSDESIDTRQRDIAKRHGIKLTNHSLYLYGHCETGDCREDDTLHDKK; translated from the coding sequence ATGACTGACAACAACATCGCATTAAAGAAGGCTGGTTTAAAAGTCACGCTTCCGCGACTCAAAATCCTGGAAGTACTGCAAAATCCGGAATGCCATCACGTCAGTGCGGAAGATTTGTACAAAAAACTGATAGATATGAGTGAAGAAATTGGGCTGGCGACGGTTTACCGCGTGCTGAACCAGTTTGATGATGCGGGCATTGTGACGCGTCACAATTTCGAAGGCGGCAAGTCAGTGTTCGAGCTGACTCAACAGTACCATCATGATCACCTAATCTGTCTGGACTGCGGCAAAGTGATCGAATTTAGTGATGAATCCATCGATACGCGTCAGCGGGATATCGCCAAGCGACACGGTATCAAACTCACCAACCACAGTCTGTACTTGTACGGCCACTGTGAAACTGGTGATTGCCGCGAAGACGATACGCTGCACGACAAGAAATAA
- the seqA gene encoding replication initiation negative regulator SeqA codes for MKTIEVDEELYRYIASHTQHIGESASDILRRMLKFTAMQPVATVSPREKALPAPLASDRVRAMRELLLLDEYAKQSKAIERFMLVLSTLYTLDAAGFAAATDALHGRTRIYFASEQHTLLANGRHTKPKHVPGTPYWVITNTNTGRKRSMIEHIMRAMQFPAELTEKVCGTI; via the coding sequence ATGAAAACTATCGAAGTTGATGAAGAACTTTACCGCTATATTGCCAGCCACACGCAACATATTGGTGAAAGCGCGTCCGATATTTTACGCCGCATGCTGAAATTTACCGCAATGCAACCGGTGGCGACTGTCAGCCCGCGAGAAAAAGCGCTGCCTGCGCCACTTGCGTCTGACCGCGTGCGTGCCATGCGTGAACTGCTACTGTTGGATGAATATGCCAAACAGAGCAAGGCCATTGAGCGTTTTATGCTGGTGCTCTCCACGCTTTATACCCTTGATGCCGCCGGTTTTGCCGCCGCCACCGATGCGTTGCATGGCCGTACCCGTATTTATTTCGCCAGCGAGCAGCATACCCTGCTGGCTAACGGTAGGCATACTAAGCCGAAACACGTTCCAGGCACCCCTTATTGGGTGATCACCAATACCAATACTGGTCGCAAGCGTAGTATGATCGAACACATTATGCGCGCGATGCAGTTCCCGGCGGAACTGACGGAGAAGGTTTGCGGGACCATCTGA